A single genomic interval of Desulfobotulus pelophilus harbors:
- the lon gene encoding endopeptidase La: protein MAVLTLPLLPLRDMVLFPHMVAPLFVGRKKSIHALSAAMNDDRRVFLTSQAEANVDDPEEKDLAAVGCVGRVLQLLKLPDGTVKALVEGDCRARMLACEETEEGFFRVEVESLEDTGVQPSEAQALVRAVMESYREYASVNKKTSSETLDAIEAILDPSHLSDAVAAQFSFKISDKQQLLETENLSERMLLLVNLIRTETEIFTMDQKIRSRVKKQMEKNQRHYYLNEQIRAIRKEMGDAEDALEEIEVLEGRLEEKQPSEEAEAKVRAEIRKLKMMSPMSAEATVVRNYVDWILDLPWNELSELSSDLDEAEGVLNADHYGLEKPKERILEYLAVQSLVQKIRGPILCFVGPPGVGKTSLARSVARATGREYVRLSLGGVRDEAEIRGHRRTYIGAMPGKIIQCLKKAGTRNPVFCLDEVDKMSMDFRGDPSAALLEVLDPEQNATFNDHYLDLDYDLSEILFITTANTLHDIPLPLQDRMEIIRISGYTEIEKYHIAKEHLIPKQIVRHGLEAPQIHFTRNAVYHIIRHHTREAGVRNLERELASVCRKVARDLVRGSGKPPFSIDVAAVRKYLGADQYRFGRVEKEHYVGTVTGLAWTQTGGELLTIETVLMPGKGEVTVTGKLGDVMKESARAAVSYVRFRSEDFGIDPDFYKEKDLHIHFPEGAVPKDGPSAGIAICTALVSSLTGRPVDRNVAMTGEITLRGRALPIGGLREKVLAAHRGGIEKILFPKENSKDLKDIPASVLRSVQLISVSHMDEVLELALLPLEPQKKKRKKI from the coding sequence ATGGCGGTATTGACGCTTCCCCTGCTTCCACTGCGGGATATGGTGCTTTTTCCCCACATGGTAGCCCCTCTTTTTGTTGGCCGAAAAAAATCGATTCATGCCCTTTCTGCGGCCATGAATGATGACCGGCGGGTATTTCTTACGTCTCAGGCCGAAGCGAACGTGGATGATCCTGAAGAAAAGGATCTGGCAGCGGTGGGTTGTGTGGGGCGGGTTCTGCAGCTCCTGAAGCTCCCTGATGGAACGGTGAAGGCCCTTGTTGAAGGAGATTGCCGGGCTCGGATGCTGGCCTGTGAGGAGACGGAGGAAGGTTTTTTTCGCGTTGAGGTAGAGAGCCTTGAGGATACGGGCGTTCAGCCTTCAGAGGCTCAGGCTCTGGTCCGTGCGGTGATGGAAAGTTACCGGGAATATGCCAGTGTGAACAAAAAAACATCTTCGGAAACGCTGGATGCCATTGAGGCAATTCTGGATCCTTCCCATCTCAGTGATGCCGTTGCTGCCCAGTTCAGTTTTAAGATCAGTGACAAACAGCAGCTCCTTGAAACCGAAAATCTGTCGGAACGGATGTTACTTCTGGTGAATCTGATCCGGACGGAAACGGAAATCTTTACCATGGATCAGAAGATTCGATCCCGGGTAAAAAAGCAGATGGAAAAAAATCAGCGCCATTACTATCTCAATGAGCAGATCCGGGCCATACGTAAAGAGATGGGAGATGCGGAAGATGCTCTGGAAGAAATAGAAGTTCTTGAAGGTCGCCTGGAGGAAAAGCAACCTTCGGAAGAGGCGGAGGCCAAGGTCAGGGCGGAGATTCGTAAGCTTAAAATGATGTCTCCGATGTCTGCGGAGGCTACTGTGGTGCGCAATTATGTGGATTGGATTCTGGACCTTCCGTGGAATGAGCTTTCAGAGCTGTCTTCGGATCTGGATGAGGCCGAAGGTGTTTTGAATGCCGATCATTATGGTTTGGAAAAGCCTAAGGAACGGATTCTGGAATATTTGGCTGTACAGAGCCTTGTACAGAAAATCAGGGGGCCTATTCTCTGCTTTGTGGGTCCTCCGGGTGTGGGAAAAACATCTCTGGCGCGGAGTGTAGCCCGGGCAACGGGTCGTGAATACGTACGGCTTTCTCTTGGCGGTGTTCGTGACGAGGCGGAAATCCGTGGGCACCGCCGCACTTACATTGGAGCCATGCCTGGGAAAATTATCCAGTGTCTTAAAAAAGCTGGAACCCGAAATCCGGTTTTCTGTCTGGATGAAGTGGATAAGATGAGCATGGATTTCAGGGGCGATCCGTCAGCAGCTCTTCTGGAGGTGCTGGATCCGGAACAGAACGCCACATTCAATGATCACTATCTGGATCTGGACTATGACCTTTCGGAAATTCTGTTTATCACCACAGCCAACACTCTCCATGATATTCCTCTTCCTCTGCAGGACCGTATGGAGATTATCCGTATTTCCGGTTATACGGAAATTGAAAAATATCACATAGCAAAAGAGCACCTGATTCCCAAGCAGATTGTCCGGCATGGTCTGGAGGCGCCCCAGATTCATTTTACCCGTAATGCGGTATATCATATTATCCGGCATCATACCCGGGAGGCGGGCGTGCGGAATCTGGAACGTGAGCTGGCTTCTGTCTGCAGAAAGGTAGCCCGGGATCTTGTGCGGGGGTCTGGAAAGCCGCCTTTTTCCATTGATGTGGCGGCCGTGCGGAAATATCTGGGAGCAGATCAGTACCGGTTTGGCCGGGTAGAAAAAGAGCACTATGTGGGTACGGTTACCGGCTTGGCCTGGACACAGACCGGTGGTGAGCTGCTTACCATAGAAACCGTGCTGATGCCGGGTAAGGGCGAGGTGACGGTTACGGGTAAGCTTGGGGATGTCATGAAGGAATCCGCAAGGGCCGCCGTGAGCTATGTGCGCTTTCGAAGTGAGGACTTTGGGATTGATCCGGATTTTTATAAGGAAAAGGATTTGCATATTCATTTTCCTGAAGGTGCGGTACCCAAAGATGGTCCCAGTGCAGGTATCGCCATCTGTACGGCTCTGGTTTCTTCCCTTACGGGGAGGCCTGTGGACAGAAATGTGGCCATGACCGGAGAGATTACTTTGAGAGGGAGGGCGTTGCCTATCGGTGGTCTGCGGGAGAAAGTTCTTGCGGCCCACAGGGGAGGCATTGAAAAAATTCTGTTTCCTAAGGAAAACAGTAAGGATCTCAAAGATATACCGGCGTCCGTTTTGAGGAGTGTGCAGTTGATTTCCGTAAGCCATATGGATGAGGTACTGGAGCTGGCGTTGCTGCCACTGGAGCCGCAGAAAAAAAAGCGGAAGAAAATATAA